The following coding sequences are from one Syntrophomonadaceae bacterium window:
- the hflX gene encoding GTPase HflX, whose translation MSEIKQVLYGETTGLKEDIIRELEDFYLYAVERASLISTELAERMAWISDLIGREVAVYLNRQGKVLAVALGSRNQVGLPPFAVRRKANRLNGVRLVHTHPGSSGMLSGVDWAALEAMQFDCIAAIGVQNGKVADVYVGFCCPGTEVTSGSRLEKGPFSLPDLESFNLQEIIDDIEKQARSAKVTETAIETAERAVVVALVLPPEKDDVLQPEESLSELVELVEAAGAIVVGSYCQKKSRIDGTFFVGKGFAQQLSLQLQELRANVLVVDHELTGTQMRNLEQLTGVRVLDRTAVILDIFAQRAQTREGKLQVELAQLRYRLPRLVGQGGALSRLAGGIGTRGPGETKLETDRRHIRRRIKEIEEQLADVKNRRQVQRSGRQDLPTVALVGYTNAGKSTLRFRLLQSAGSRETDLELEDRGTDRLFATLDPTLRGINLPGGQEVLVADTVGFINKLPHQFVSAFKATLEEVEEADLILHVIDASNPRWEEQKKTVEKVLGELGVGDRPVINILNKIDLLASSASPIPLADGNPWVLISAAKGTGLEQLLREMANLLQQDRRPAQLFLPYHQAGVLNELYKTVQVISVNYREEAIVVDAVVPKDKIGRYQSYLDAKQISS comes from the coding sequence GTGAGCGAGATCAAACAGGTATTATATGGTGAAACAACTGGTCTGAAGGAAGATATCATAAGAGAACTGGAGGATTTTTATCTCTATGCGGTAGAGCGCGCCTCTTTAATTTCAACGGAACTGGCCGAAAGGATGGCCTGGATTTCTGATCTAATAGGAAGAGAAGTAGCAGTTTACCTTAACCGCCAGGGAAAGGTGCTGGCAGTAGCCCTCGGGAGCCGTAATCAGGTTGGATTGCCTCCTTTTGCAGTGCGCCGGAAGGCGAACCGCTTAAACGGGGTGCGTCTGGTCCATACCCACCCCGGAAGTAGCGGGATGCTTTCGGGTGTTGATTGGGCAGCCCTGGAGGCGATGCAGTTTGATTGTATCGCCGCGATCGGAGTTCAGAATGGAAAGGTAGCGGATGTCTATGTGGGTTTTTGTTGCCCCGGCACAGAAGTAACCTCAGGGAGCCGTTTGGAGAAAGGGCCATTTAGTTTGCCGGATTTAGAGAGCTTTAACCTCCAGGAAATTATCGATGATATTGAAAAACAGGCCCGTTCAGCCAAAGTAACAGAAACAGCAATCGAAACAGCTGAGCGGGCAGTTGTGGTTGCCTTGGTTCTGCCGCCGGAGAAAGACGATGTGCTGCAGCCCGAAGAGTCCCTGTCCGAATTGGTCGAGCTGGTTGAAGCTGCGGGAGCCATCGTGGTGGGTTCCTATTGCCAAAAGAAGAGCCGCATTGATGGGACATTTTTTGTCGGCAAGGGCTTTGCCCAGCAATTAAGTTTACAGCTGCAGGAACTGAGGGCAAATGTACTTGTGGTAGACCATGAATTAACGGGTACCCAGATGCGTAATCTGGAGCAGTTAACCGGGGTAAGGGTTCTGGACCGGACAGCGGTAATCCTGGATATTTTTGCCCAGCGGGCCCAAACCAGGGAAGGAAAACTCCAGGTGGAGCTGGCCCAATTGCGCTACAGGCTGCCCCGGCTGGTTGGCCAAGGCGGAGCTTTATCCCGCCTGGCGGGAGGAATCGGTACCCGTGGTCCGGGTGAAACGAAACTGGAAACAGACCGGCGCCACATCCGCCGCCGTATCAAGGAGATTGAGGAACAACTGGCCGATGTGAAAAATCGCCGCCAGGTGCAGCGCTCCGGACGCCAGGATCTTCCCACCGTGGCTCTGGTGGGGTACACTAATGCTGGCAAATCAACTCTGCGGTTTCGTCTCTTGCAGTCGGCCGGCAGCCGGGAAACTGATTTGGAACTCGAAGACAGAGGCACAGACCGGCTTTTTGCTACCCTTGATCCCACCTTGCGGGGAATAAACTTGCCTGGAGGTCAGGAAGTGCTGGTTGCGGATACGGTCGGCTTTATTAACAAGCTCCCCCATCAATTTGTTTCTGCTTTTAAGGCTACACTGGAAGAGGTAGAGGAAGCCGACCTTATTCTCCATGTCATTGATGCCAGCAATCCCAGGTGGGAGGAACAGAAAAAAACGGTGGAGAAAGTTCTGGGAGAATTAGGGGTTGGTGACAGGCCGGTAATTAATATTTTAAACAAAATAGATTTGTTGGCGTCAAGTGCCAGTCCAATACCTCTGGCGGACGGCAATCCATGGGTCTTGATTTCAGCGGCGAAAGGCACTGGCCTGGAGCAGCTCTTGCGGGAGATGGCCAATTTGCTGCAGCAAGACAGGAGGCCGGCACAGCTGTTCCTGCCTTATCATCAGGCAGGAGTACTCAATGAACTGTATAAAACGGTACAAGTCATTTCCGTCAATTACCGGGAAGAAGCAATAGTAGTGGACGCAGTGGTGCCTAAGGACAAGATTGGGCGTTACCAGTCCTATCTCGATGCTAAGCAAATCAGTAGTTAA
- a CDS encoding aldolase, with product MPVFDTRFRSCLRENRPLVGFFTGITSPALVEMAGYANFDFVIIDNEHGPAGIETTEHMIRAARSAGIVPLVRMSGANPQEILRTLDIGAAGVQVPQVNTREQAKLVVDAVKFPPMGNRGVAYSTRAGGYGFFGGLEHIQASNEHTVVITHIETVEAVNNLEAILTVKGIDVLFVGPSDLSVSMGYPGNPGHPEVQATIASCLKRIAAAGITPGVLITNKDEFHKYAALGARFMPIMATTVIIGAMKGLIAGTKETLGIK from the coding sequence TTGCCAGTATTTGATACCCGTTTTCGCAGCTGCCTCCGGGAAAACCGCCCTTTAGTAGGCTTCTTTACCGGCATTACCAGCCCCGCCCTGGTCGAAATGGCCGGCTACGCTAACTTTGACTTTGTAATCATTGATAATGAACACGGCCCTGCCGGTATTGAAACAACGGAGCACATGATCCGGGCGGCCCGCAGCGCCGGGATTGTACCCCTGGTGCGGATGTCCGGCGCCAACCCCCAGGAGATTTTGCGGACACTGGACATCGGCGCTGCCGGTGTTCAGGTGCCCCAGGTCAATACTAGAGAGCAAGCCAAGCTGGTTGTAGATGCCGTTAAGTTTCCGCCGATGGGCAACCGGGGTGTAGCTTATTCTACCCGGGCTGGTGGTTATGGTTTTTTTGGCGGGCTGGAACATATTCAAGCCTCCAATGAGCATACTGTGGTTATAACTCATATCGAAACAGTGGAAGCAGTAAATAATCTGGAGGCCATCCTGACAGTTAAAGGTATCGACGTCCTGTTCGTTGGCCCATCGGATCTTTCGGTATCCATGGGTTATCCCGGCAACCCAGGTCACCCGGAGGTTCAGGCTACTATTGCCAGTTGCCTGAAACGGATTGCTGCAGCGGGTATCACACCCGGGGTCCTGATCACTAATAAAGATGAATTCCACAAATATGCTGCTCTCGGCGCCCGTTTCATGCCGATAATGGCCACAACGGTAATCATCGGGGCAATGAAAGGGCTGATTGCCGGTACTAAAGAAACCCTAGGTATAAAATAG
- a CDS encoding type II toxin-antitoxin system Phd/YefM family antitoxin yields the protein MNIKPSAAIRKNYNEISDLCKRTGAPVFLTKNGEGDLVVMDLDTFARRESMLRLRENLIAAEEGRLYGKPGYSVDEVATMMQAAIREVVSGQQK from the coding sequence TTGAACATTAAGCCGTCTGCGGCGATCCGCAAAAACTACAATGAAATTTCCGATTTATGCAAGCGGACAGGAGCACCCGTTTTTCTGACTAAAAACGGTGAGGGCGACCTCGTAGTAATGGATTTGGATACTTTTGCTAGAAGGGAAAGTATGCTTCGGCTAAGGGAAAATCTAATAGCTGCTGAGGAAGGCAGGCTGTACGGGAAGCCCGGTTATTCTGTTGACGAGGTTGCTACCATGATGCAGGCCGCTATCCGGGAGGTTGTGAGTGGACAACAAAAATAG
- a CDS encoding type II toxin-antitoxin system RelE/ParE family toxin, translating to MDNKNRRYDIVVSDEATQMLVSHARFLAQVSESAALRLMETFYEKAKSLEVFPERNPWLKDPLIPTGKYRKLLFEKRYLLIYQIKENVVYVDAVVDTRQDYGWLL from the coding sequence GTGGACAACAAAAATAGACGCTATGACATAGTTGTTTCGGATGAAGCCACGCAGATGCTGGTTTCCCATGCGCGGTTTCTGGCGCAGGTCAGCGAATCTGCGGCATTGCGGTTAATGGAAACATTTTATGAGAAAGCAAAATCACTTGAGGTGTTTCCCGAAAGAAATCCCTGGTTGAAAGACCCACTGATCCCGACTGGAAAATATCGAAAACTTTTGTTTGAAAAGCGTTATCTGCTGATATATCAGATCAAGGAAAATGTAGTGTATGTTGATGCAGTTGTCGATACGCGTCAGGACTATGGGTGGCTTTTATAG
- a CDS encoding GIY-YIG nuclease family protein, translating into MSDCSGFWVYMLKCCDGTLYTGQTNDLSRRVLLHNAGKGATYTRGRLPATLVYAEKMASRGDALRKEKEIRKLPRRKKELLLKIGAGSLIETQVLSKQTNT; encoded by the coding sequence ATGAGTGATTGCTCTGGGTTTTGGGTCTACATGTTGAAATGCTGCGACGGCACCTTGTACACCGGCCAGACCAACGATCTATCCCGCCGGGTGCTTTTGCATAACGCCGGGAAAGGAGCCACTTATACCAGAGGGCGGCTCCCTGCAACACTCGTTTACGCTGAAAAAATGGCCAGCCGGGGAGATGCTTTAAGAAAAGAAAAGGAGATTCGCAAGCTGCCTAGAAGAAAAAAAGAATTGCTGCTTAAAATCGGAGCAGGATCATTGATAGAAACACAAGTCTTAAGCAAGCAGACGAACACCTAA
- a CDS encoding tripartite tricarboxylate transporter permease, whose amino-acid sequence MLPGIGPSSGIAILIPIIYGMNPTTALITMTAVYYGAMFGGSRASILINTPGDSSSIVTCFDGYPMTKNGQAGKALAITAIASFIGAIMGIIMIIFLTQPVASAALKFGPAERFSLMLFALTAAVVLSEGNILKGFFSMAIGFMLSTVGMDPQTGAFRYTFGIIELHDGIDFLVAMIGLFAVAEVFRNYKDIDLRFNFDSRTIGKVMITIEDFKKCFIPMLRNTPLGFVVGVLPGMGGAIATFMTYAMEKQLSRHPEKFGKGAIEGVAAPEASNNASACGAMVPLLTLGIPGSPSTAVMLGALMLLGVKPGPLLFQERPEIAWGLISAMVLVAVVLLIINLPLVVPMVQLLKIPQRLMLPLILGLGFMGAYFLNYSSFDFILLSLFGICGYFMSKLEIPIPPLVLALILGSFTEQSFRNAMVISNLDISIFFTRPISLALIILAVISVMYAVHREIKIAQKRSREF is encoded by the coding sequence ATGTTGCCTGGCATTGGGCCTTCAAGCGGTATTGCAATTCTCATTCCCATCATTTATGGCATGAACCCTACCACTGCTCTGATAACCATGACCGCAGTTTACTATGGTGCCATGTTCGGCGGCTCCAGGGCTTCTATCCTGATCAATACTCCAGGTGATTCATCCTCAATAGTGACTTGCTTTGACGGTTACCCGATGACTAAAAATGGCCAGGCTGGAAAAGCGTTGGCTATTACAGCTATTGCATCTTTTATAGGTGCTATAATGGGTATAATCATGATCATATTTTTGACACAGCCGGTAGCAAGCGCTGCTCTAAAGTTCGGTCCTGCTGAAAGGTTTTCACTGATGCTTTTTGCCCTTACTGCTGCTGTGGTCCTTTCTGAGGGGAATATCCTAAAAGGATTTTTTTCTATGGCCATAGGATTTATGCTCAGTACCGTGGGTATGGATCCTCAGACTGGCGCTTTTAGATATACATTTGGGATAATAGAACTGCATGATGGCATAGATTTTCTTGTGGCTATGATTGGCCTTTTTGCTGTGGCAGAGGTATTCAGAAATTATAAAGACATTGATTTGCGATTTAATTTTGATAGCAGAACCATCGGCAAGGTGATGATCACAATTGAAGATTTTAAAAAATGTTTTATACCGATGCTGAGAAACACTCCGCTAGGATTTGTAGTAGGAGTGCTGCCTGGCATGGGTGGTGCGATAGCAACTTTTATGACTTATGCCATGGAAAAGCAATTAAGCAGGCATCCCGAAAAATTTGGCAAAGGGGCCATTGAAGGAGTGGCAGCACCAGAAGCTTCAAATAATGCCTCTGCCTGTGGCGCAATGGTTCCCCTGCTGACGCTTGGCATACCAGGTTCCCCATCAACCGCTGTGATGCTGGGTGCTCTGATGTTGCTTGGTGTAAAGCCAGGACCGCTTCTTTTCCAGGAACGTCCTGAGATAGCATGGGGTCTTATTTCGGCCATGGTTTTAGTTGCCGTCGTGCTTCTGATTATTAACCTTCCGCTGGTTGTGCCAATGGTACAGCTCTTAAAGATCCCTCAAAGGCTAATGTTGCCGCTTATACTGGGGCTTGGATTTATGGGGGCATATTTCCTGAACTACAGCTCATTTGATTTTATTCTGCTTTCTTTATTTGGTATTTGTGGATATTTTATGTCAAAATTGGAGATTCCCATCCCTCCTTTGGTACTTGCGCTCATCCTGGGTAGCTTTACAGAGCAGTCCTTTAGAAATGCGATGGTCATCTCTAACCTGGATATTTCTATATTTTTCACAAGACCCATTTCCCTTGCTTTAATTATTTTAGCGGTTATATCAGTTATGTATGCTGTACATCGAGAAATAAAGATCGCCCAAAAGAGATCTAGGGAATTTTAG
- a CDS encoding cation acetate symporter: MSETIFIPGIIASVIVLAVSILIGFWGRKLTNNLADYYVAGRTIGAVNNGFAMLSLSLSLTTFLGLTALIIYGFYLAVAIYASFTAAFIAMLVLAAPYLRRHRSFTTMNFIGDRFYSRNLRLLSVVIMLVVSILYMVANIKGVGIIFEMMLGLPEFWGILVGGLVVTIYVTIGGMYGVTYNQTFQSLVMLFAVMLPVMIILKALGASGWWFPPLGYGEMVPAMVQLTPHYFFPFIVHPVWYIAVFLGSFFGIIGLPHFVMRFFTVRDAKEARWSTVICAFLVGIINTSVYAVGFAGVYYMATHGVQIDPRHYDRFVFILTEALAGSGWLAIAIAGALAAALSTIAGLLMIMGAGLVHDFYGVLRPNTNPDKMLKLATWVMFGVGIVSTLISLRPPEFILVTVMWAFGIAGAAFGVPIVLGIWWKRANKEGAAAGMIVGFLTSFIPYILIEILAWEPTAISRFLYGPLGWVKSIAYSIPLAFIAMVIVSWLTKEPPLEVRQQVDKMHGWSDYREERYNGKVLPVIILILSILCILFSFTLYDIFSKIGS; this comes from the coding sequence ATGTCAGAGACTATTTTTATCCCAGGCATTATCGCCAGCGTTATTGTTCTGGCGGTTTCCATTTTAATTGGTTTCTGGGGACGCAAGCTAACGAACAACCTGGCTGACTACTATGTAGCTGGGCGTACTATCGGCGCAGTTAATAACGGCTTTGCCATGCTTTCGTTGTCGCTTAGTTTAACGACTTTTTTAGGGCTAACAGCCTTGATCATTTACGGGTTTTATTTGGCGGTGGCCATCTACGCATCTTTTACCGCTGCTTTTATCGCCATGCTGGTGTTAGCGGCGCCATACCTGCGCCGGCACAGGTCGTTTACGACCATGAATTTTATCGGTGACCGTTTTTATAGCCGCAACCTGCGTTTACTTTCTGTGGTAATTATGTTGGTGGTCAGCATTTTGTATATGGTTGCCAACATTAAGGGTGTGGGCATTATTTTTGAGATGATGCTCGGCTTGCCGGAGTTCTGGGGCATCTTGGTGGGAGGCCTGGTCGTCACCATTTATGTAACCATCGGTGGCATGTATGGTGTAACCTATAATCAGACCTTCCAGAGTCTTGTGATGCTGTTTGCCGTCATGTTGCCGGTAATGATTATTTTAAAGGCACTTGGTGCTAGTGGCTGGTGGTTCCCGCCTCTAGGCTACGGCGAGATGGTGCCGGCCATGGTCCAGTTAACACCGCATTATTTTTTCCCGTTTATTGTCCATCCCGTTTGGTATATTGCAGTCTTTCTGGGATCATTTTTTGGGATTATCGGCCTGCCGCATTTTGTGATGCGTTTTTTTACCGTCCGTGACGCCAAAGAAGCGCGCTGGAGCACGGTCATATGTGCTTTCCTTGTTGGCATAATTAATACAAGTGTTTATGCTGTTGGTTTTGCTGGGGTTTATTATATGGCAACACACGGGGTGCAAATAGACCCGCGCCATTATGACCGGTTTGTCTTTATCCTGACGGAGGCGTTGGCTGGCAGCGGCTGGCTGGCCATTGCTATTGCCGGGGCTCTAGCTGCTGCTCTTTCTACGATTGCTGGGCTGTTGATGATTATGGGGGCCGGCTTGGTGCATGACTTCTACGGCGTGCTACGTCCCAATACAAATCCGGACAAGATGCTGAAACTGGCCACGTGGGTGATGTTTGGAGTTGGGATCGTAAGTACGCTGATTTCTTTGCGTCCGCCGGAGTTTATTTTGGTGACGGTGATGTGGGCCTTTGGCATTGCTGGTGCAGCTTTTGGAGTGCCGATTGTGTTGGGTATCTGGTGGAAACGGGCCAACAAGGAAGGCGCAGCTGCAGGAATGATTGTTGGCTTTCTAACCAGCTTTATCCCTTATATCCTGATTGAAATCTTAGCCTGGGAACCAACAGCCATTTCCCGCTTTCTTTATGGTCCGCTCGGCTGGGTTAAGAGTATTGCTTACAGTATCCCGCTGGCCTTCATTGCCATGGTAATCGTTTCCTGGCTGACAAAGGAGCCGCCATTGGAAGTCAGGCAACAGGTCGATAAGATGCACGGCTGGTCAGACTACCGTGAGGAGCGCTACAATGGTAAAGTCTTGCCGGTAATTATCCTTATTCTTTCCATCCTCTGCATTTTGTTCAGCTTTACTCTATACGACATCTTTTCCAAGATCGGCAGTTAA
- a CDS encoding tripartite tricarboxylate transporter TctB family protein, translating into MSNNALTGIISIILGTFYYFMSMQIPVVTIGDLVGPRLFPQIVAAIAVISGVLLLLGEIISKNKKKQKILWDFQERKDVYIRIVLTVVAGLIYGFLLVPLGYILSTILFMSMIMLIINGTRRIFESISFCLAFSIITYVAFAMLLNIGLPRGILAF; encoded by the coding sequence ATGAGCAATAATGCGCTGACCGGAATAATTTCAATCATCCTTGGCACATTTTACTACTTTATGTCTATGCAAATACCTGTGGTAACCATAGGAGATCTGGTAGGACCCAGATTATTTCCGCAAATTGTTGCCGCAATCGCTGTCATAAGTGGTGTGTTGCTGTTATTAGGTGAAATCATATCAAAGAACAAGAAAAAACAGAAGATATTATGGGATTTTCAAGAAAGAAAAGATGTATATATCAGGATTGTGCTTACTGTTGTTGCTGGTTTAATTTACGGTTTTTTATTAGTCCCGTTGGGATATATACTTTCGACAATCCTTTTTATGAGCATGATCATGCTGATAATTAACGGTACCCGGCGGATTTTTGAAAGCATCAGTTTTTGCTTGGCTTTTTCGATAATAACATACGTAGCATTTGCTATGTTATTGAACATAGGCCTTCCTCGCGGCATTTTAGCGTTCTAG
- a CDS encoding DUF401 family protein, producing the protein MLSVVILIIVMATIIYLIQKGHQLHWGLLGGSVILSIANGNGLIDTVKIVGLALSAPKTLELVLAVTIVSMMISVMSSINLLERMVEKLADFLHNPKLTLMGIPALAGGIPVTGGAIISAPLVGQVGTSTDLSNARLAAINIIFRHVSIWVMPFRAHYFLAASFSAIPLFDLVKAQAPLTILGFLAGYWFLLRKAQVKEDGNGQKPNRLLAGRDFLFYSSPLSAILAGSAFGLRLDLSLLLGLILCLFFAFGHPNFKFQTVIRGIRLDLIMTMCAILVFAKTVQSIEALPNLLHSIVNYGIPFNILVFLVPLVVGFFTADPTTCVALVFPLLMPLVPLDTKLFYVVVLYAVGLISYMVSPLHVCQVLTNDHFGIKLMQIYREYWAIQLVLLAGIAALFFLGVRLLA; encoded by the coding sequence ATGCTTTCTGTAGTTATATTAATTATAGTTATGGCTACTATCATTTATCTCATCCAAAAAGGACACCAGCTGCATTGGGGACTTCTTGGCGGATCGGTCATTTTAAGCATCGCTAATGGCAATGGCTTAATCGATACAGTTAAGATAGTTGGCTTGGCCCTGTCAGCACCCAAGACCTTGGAGTTAGTTCTAGCCGTAACCATTGTATCGATGATGATCTCGGTTATGTCCTCGATCAATCTCTTGGAGCGGATGGTTGAAAAACTGGCAGATTTTTTACATAATCCCAAGCTAACCCTGATGGGTATCCCGGCCCTGGCCGGAGGCATCCCGGTTACTGGCGGGGCGATCATCTCTGCTCCGCTAGTGGGCCAGGTCGGCACAAGCACGGACTTGAGCAATGCCCGCCTGGCGGCAATCAACATTATTTTCCGCCACGTCAGCATTTGGGTAATGCCGTTTCGCGCTCACTACTTCTTGGCGGCCAGTTTCTCAGCTATACCCTTATTTGATTTGGTCAAGGCCCAGGCTCCTTTGACAATCCTGGGTTTTTTGGCCGGGTACTGGTTTTTATTGCGGAAAGCACAGGTAAAAGAAGATGGAAATGGTCAAAAACCAAATCGCCTGCTGGCTGGCCGGGATTTTTTATTCTATTCATCACCCCTTAGCGCCATTTTAGCAGGGAGTGCCTTTGGTCTGAGGCTTGACTTGTCGTTGTTGTTAGGTTTAATCCTCTGTTTGTTCTTTGCCTTTGGCCATCCTAACTTCAAGTTTCAAACAGTGATCAGGGGGATTAGGCTGGATCTGATTATGACCATGTGCGCCATTCTTGTTTTTGCGAAGACCGTACAAAGTATCGAGGCATTGCCTAACCTATTGCACAGCATTGTGAATTATGGGATCCCCTTTAACATCTTAGTTTTTCTTGTGCCTTTGGTAGTCGGTTTTTTTACGGCTGATCCCACCACTTGTGTGGCTTTGGTCTTTCCTTTGCTGATGCCTTTGGTTCCGCTTGATACCAAGCTTTTTTACGTGGTTGTCCTGTACGCTGTCGGTTTGATCTCTTATATGGTTTCACCTTTACATGTGTGCCAGGTGTTGACTAACGACCATTTTGGAATTAAGCTGATGCAAATTTACCGGGAATACTGGGCCATTCAGCTGGTTTTACTGGCTGGGATTGCAGCCCTTTTCTTTTTAGGTGTTCGTCTGCTTGCTTAA
- a CDS encoding TIM barrel protein, whose product MQRFAAAKRAGFTAVEFPYPYACGREDLLKTIAENKLEVVLFNLPPGNWEAGERGIASDPSRVQEFRAGVAEAVGWALDLGNRRINCLAGKTLTGTPFKEQWDTLANNIKYAAEKLREKDLLLTIEPINRFDVPGFFLHRIDDAWRLLDEVNAGNVYLQFDVYHMQRTHGELTGLLRQHFARIGHIQIADNPGRHQPGTGEINYQFLLQEIDTLGYQGYVSLEYIPQPDTVASLNWIKDYGLSL is encoded by the coding sequence ATGCAAAGGTTTGCTGCCGCTAAAAGAGCAGGCTTTACTGCGGTGGAATTTCCTTATCCGTATGCCTGCGGCCGGGAGGATTTGCTGAAAACCATCGCGGAGAACAAGCTGGAGGTAGTTTTATTTAATCTGCCTCCCGGAAATTGGGAAGCCGGGGAAAGGGGAATCGCCAGTGACCCCAGCCGGGTGCAGGAGTTTCGCGCCGGAGTAGCGGAGGCTGTTGGTTGGGCGCTTGACCTGGGTAACCGGCGAATCAACTGTTTAGCGGGAAAAACGCTGACGGGGACGCCTTTTAAGGAACAATGGGACACTTTGGCAAATAACATCAAGTATGCCGCAGAAAAACTGAGAGAAAAGGACCTTCTCTTAACAATTGAGCCGATTAACAGGTTCGATGTCCCCGGTTTCTTTTTGCATAGAATCGACGATGCCTGGCGGCTCCTGGATGAAGTTAACGCCGGCAATGTTTATCTGCAGTTTGACGTTTATCACATGCAAAGGACCCACGGGGAACTGACCGGGTTGTTGCGGCAGCATTTTGCCAGGATTGGCCATATTCAGATCGCCGACAACCCTGGGCGGCATCAACCGGGAACCGGGGAGATCAACTATCAGTTTTTGCTGCAAGAAATTGACACCCTTGGTTATCAAGGCTATGTCTCTTTGGAATACATCCCTCAACCGGACACTGTGGCTTCTCTTAATTGGATCAAAGACTATGGCTTATCGCTATAA
- a CDS encoding M23 family metallopeptidase, whose amino-acid sequence MILYKGQQPRHLLLFVFLALLPAILSLVTGCFAAPKERIDQKKAHPSQNTQADQEKTPDKSDVLPVLRLSTTTIAPGDIFILYLEHATKNDVLEFHTSFAEKNPLFFDYPAGKMAILGVNYRTVPGEYYVQTKLSRNGETILNARKTVLVTPKEFPAQFLRVTQTQQAMRCDKLWQEDRVHIIRARSSTAPMPLWQGAFLMPVEGRISTGFGVFRYINNIESGRHSGIDIAAPAGTPIKAANRGLVTLSKSLNVVGKTVIIDHGLNLYSAYSHLNRLLVEEGALVEKGDIIGEVGSTGFSTGPHLHWTISVGSVFVNPWLFLAEDPLLRHSD is encoded by the coding sequence ATGATCTTGTATAAAGGCCAGCAACCGCGCCACCTTCTGCTGTTTGTTTTTCTTGCTTTGTTGCCCGCAATTTTATCTCTTGTGACAGGATGTTTTGCTGCGCCAAAAGAACGGATCGATCAAAAAAAAGCCCATCCAAGCCAGAATACACAAGCGGATCAGGAAAAAACTCCGGATAAAAGCGACGTGTTGCCTGTTTTACGACTTTCTACAACCACGATTGCACCTGGGGATATTTTTATCCTGTACCTTGAACATGCTACTAAGAATGACGTCCTGGAGTTCCATACCTCTTTTGCCGAAAAGAACCCCCTGTTTTTTGACTATCCAGCAGGCAAGATGGCTATTTTAGGAGTAAACTACCGCACTGTTCCCGGGGAGTACTATGTTCAAACTAAGCTATCCAGAAACGGTGAAACGATCCTAAATGCACGAAAGACTGTCTTAGTAACCCCAAAAGAATTCCCTGCCCAGTTCCTAAGAGTAACCCAAACGCAGCAAGCCATGCGCTGTGACAAGCTCTGGCAGGAAGACCGGGTTCATATTATCAGAGCCAGATCAAGCACAGCACCAATGCCTCTGTGGCAAGGCGCCTTTTTGATGCCTGTAGAAGGAAGAATTTCTACCGGGTTTGGGGTGTTCCGCTATATTAACAATATAGAATCAGGCAGGCATTCCGGCATCGATATCGCAGCCCCCGCCGGAACCCCCATTAAAGCAGCCAACAGAGGGTTGGTTACCTTATCCAAGTCCCTGAATGTGGTTGGCAAAACCGTCATTATTGACCACGGGCTGAACCTTTACAGCGCCTATTCTCACCTCAACCGTCTCCTGGTGGAAGAAGGTGCTTTGGTAGAAAAAGGAGATATTATCGGAGAGGTCGGCTCTACCGGTTTCTCTACCGGTCCCCACCTCCACTGGACCATCAGCGTAGGCTCTGTCTTCGTCAACCCCTGGTTGTTCCTCGCAGAAGACCCTTTATTAAGGCACTCAGACTGA